In a genomic window of Chrysemys picta bellii isolate R12L10 chromosome 1, ASM1138683v2, whole genome shotgun sequence:
- the LOC135981598 gene encoding uncharacterized protein LOC135981598, protein MQSSPAVMAMQSGNRKRAPAWTDREVLDLIAVWGDESVLSELRSKRRNAKIYEKISKDMAERGYSRDATQCRVKIKELRQGYQKTKEANGRSGSHPQTSRFYEALHSILGAAATTTPPVTVDSEDGILSTAGSSDMLGDGEDEEGDEEGEAVGSSHNADFPDSQDLFITLTEIPYEASPAITPDTESGEGSATPSATVSQPSLESHSQRLARIRRRKKRTREDMFSELMASSQAQAAQQTQWRENLTRMHQANMDREERWRQEDQQATQTLLGLLREQTDTLRRLVDVLQERRQEDRAPLQSISNRPPPPPSPIPTSPKVQRRRGGRVPANSHSTPAESSSSRRLSFPKI, encoded by the exons atgcagagctctccagcagtgatggccatgcagtctgggaatagaaagagagccccagcatggactgatcgtgaagtcttggatctcatcgctgtgtggggcgatgagtccgtgctttccgagctgcgatccaaaagaaggaatgcaaagatctacgagaagatctctaaagacatggcagagagaggatacagccgggatgcaacgcagtgccgcgtgaaaatcaaggagctgagacaaggctaccagaagaccaaagaggcaaacggacgctccggatcccatccccagacatcccgtttctacgaggcactgcattccatcctcggtgctgccgccaccactaccccaccagtgaccgtggactctgaggatgggatactgtccacggccggttcctcagacatgttaggggacggggaagatgaggaaggagatgaggagggcgaggcagttggcagctctcacaacgctgatttccccgacagccaggatctcttcatcacccttacagagatcccctacgaagcgtccccagccattaccccggacacagaatctggtgaaggatcagcca ccccgtctgcgactgtctcacaacctagcctggaatcacactcccagaggctagcgcggattaggcgtaggaagaagaggacacgggaggacatgttctctgagcttatggcctcttcccaagcccaggcagcacagcagacccagtggcgggagaacttgacccgaatgcaccaagccaacatggatcgggaggagaggtggcggcaggaagaccagcaggcgactcaaacgctgcttggactactgagggagcaaacggacacgctccggcgccttgtggatgttctgcaggaacggaggcaggaggacagagccccgctgcagtccatctctaaccgccctcccccgccaccaagtcccatacccacctcacccaaagtgcaaagaaggagaggcggcagagtccctgctaactctcactccacccctgcagagagctctagtagcagaaggctctcatttcccaaaatttga